One stretch of Pirellulales bacterium DNA includes these proteins:
- a CDS encoding winged helix-turn-helix domain-containing protein, with product MSTKKKAVAKARAKPKTRDEAPVSVPTLETNASPPPAPTKPNPKKRNESKPKRLSALDAAAMVLAEAGQPLTTREMVEAMASKGYWTSPGGKTPHATLYSAILREIGAKDKAVRFVKIERGRFAANR from the coding sequence ATGTCCACGAAGAAAAAGGCCGTCGCGAAGGCCCGTGCAAAACCGAAGACCCGAGACGAAGCGCCAGTTTCCGTACCCACACTGGAGACGAACGCCTCGCCGCCTCCAGCGCCTACAAAGCCCAATCCAAAGAAGCGCAACGAGTCGAAGCCAAAACGATTGAGTGCGCTGGATGCCGCGGCAATGGTACTGGCCGAAGCCGGCCAACCGCTGACCACGCGTGAGATGGTCGAAGCGATGGCTTCCAAGGGCTATTGGACGAGCCCAGGCGGCAAGACGCCACATGCGACGCTCTACAGCGCCATCTTGCGCGAAATCGGTGCGAAGGATAAAGCTGTTCGATTTGTGAAGATCGAGCGCGGCAGGTTCGCCGCCAACAGGTAG
- the terL gene encoding phage terminase large subunit, which produces MIKQSPMTESIDPRYLDAATTLLCEKSLFDFVVEAWPVVEPGTRLVSTWHVRAVCDHLEACTRGQIRRLVINIPPRCMKSLLVSVFWPAWVWTTRPHTRWLFASYAHHLSLRDSLHCRDIIQSTWYRRRWGDRFALRDDQNQKTRFDNDKTGFRLASSTGGVGTGEGGDFIVADDPHNVTQAESDTQREAVLHWWDQSMSTRGNDPRTVCHVVVMQRLHERDLAGHLLEQGGYEHLCLPMEFEPGRRCTTSVGWQDPRQKENALLCPTRFPWPAVQELKRRLGLYGTAGQLQQRPAPLDGGLFQRSWFRIVPVGPQGCVRRVRYWDLAASIEGDYTCGVLMSRDETGTFYIEDVRRGRWNPTQRDAIIQQTAKTDGQFVEIVLEQEPGSAGKSVTEYLGRRLAGHTVIFDRPTGAKIVRAQPLASQCGINNVCLVAGSWNDAYIHELCVFPNGRNDDQVDASSGAFARLARYAGANCAPEFLHLPRPDPRRHGIFIERRGDEHIRLGHRRR; this is translated from the coding sequence ATGATCAAACAATCGCCGATGACCGAATCGATTGACCCCCGCTACCTGGACGCCGCGACCACGCTATTGTGCGAGAAGAGCCTGTTTGATTTCGTCGTCGAGGCGTGGCCCGTCGTCGAGCCAGGAACTCGGTTGGTTTCGACTTGGCATGTGCGGGCCGTTTGTGACCATCTCGAAGCATGCACCCGCGGGCAGATTCGACGGCTGGTCATTAATATCCCACCGCGTTGCATGAAGAGCCTATTAGTGAGCGTGTTTTGGCCGGCTTGGGTGTGGACTACGCGACCGCATACGCGGTGGCTGTTCGCCAGTTATGCCCATCATTTGTCGTTGCGAGATTCCTTGCATTGCCGCGACATTATCCAGTCGACCTGGTACCGGCGCCGCTGGGGTGACCGATTCGCCCTTCGTGACGACCAGAACCAAAAAACTCGCTTCGACAATGACAAGACCGGCTTTCGCCTGGCCAGTTCCACCGGCGGTGTGGGAACCGGCGAAGGAGGTGACTTCATTGTGGCCGACGATCCCCACAACGTAACGCAAGCGGAAAGCGATACGCAGCGCGAAGCGGTGCTTCATTGGTGGGATCAGTCCATGTCGACCCGCGGCAACGATCCGCGAACCGTTTGCCATGTCGTCGTGATGCAGCGTTTGCACGAACGGGACCTGGCGGGGCACCTCCTCGAACAAGGGGGATACGAACATCTCTGCCTGCCGATGGAATTCGAGCCAGGGCGCCGCTGCACGACGTCCGTAGGCTGGCAAGATCCTCGCCAGAAAGAAAATGCACTATTGTGTCCGACCCGTTTTCCCTGGCCGGCGGTCCAAGAACTCAAGCGTCGCCTGGGACTCTACGGTACGGCCGGCCAGTTGCAGCAGCGTCCGGCGCCGCTCGACGGTGGATTGTTTCAGCGGTCCTGGTTTCGGATCGTGCCCGTCGGTCCTCAAGGCTGTGTGCGACGGGTCCGCTACTGGGATCTCGCAGCTTCCATCGAAGGAGATTACACCTGCGGCGTACTCATGAGCCGCGATGAGACGGGAACGTTCTATATCGAGGATGTACGACGCGGACGTTGGAATCCCACCCAACGCGATGCCATCATTCAGCAAACGGCCAAAACTGACGGGCAGTTCGTGGAAATCGTGCTGGAACAGGAGCCCGGTTCAGCCGGCAAGAGCGTTACAGAGTATCTGGGACGACGGCTGGCAGGTCATACCGTAATCTTCGACCGCCCAACCGGAGCCAAGATAGTTCGCGCCCAGCCCCTTGCTTCCCAGTGCGGCATTAACAACGTCTGCCTGGTGGCGGGGTCCTGGAATGATGCGTATATCCATGAACTCTGCGTTTTTCCCAACGGTCGTAATGACGACCAGGTCGATGCCTCGTCCGGTGCGTTCGCTCGACTGGCGCGGTACGCGGGCGCAAATTGTGCGCCGGAGTTCCTGCATCTTCCACGTCCAGATCCAAGACGTCACGGCATTTTTATTGAGCGCCGCGGCGACGAGCATATCCGCTTGGGACACCGCAGGCGGTAG
- a CDS encoding helix-turn-helix domain-containing protein, whose translation MAIAQRRRQVADLYLQRWTQSSIAERVGVDQSTVCDDLKYVRREWRDSAVRDFDLAQAEELQKLDRVEREAWAAWEQSQKPAQSAVINGDGGNQQTRKSVRNRHGDPRMLEIILKCNAARRTMLGLDAPTKIAPVMPNGQEPYRLAVATLSVIELRALKRVRDRQLALTQGTETKDDDQTIADDRID comes from the coding sequence TTGGCCATCGCGCAGCGCCGCCGCCAGGTCGCCGACCTCTATCTGCAGAGGTGGACCCAATCCTCGATCGCCGAGCGCGTGGGCGTCGATCAATCGACGGTTTGTGACGACTTAAAGTACGTCCGCCGAGAATGGCGTGATTCGGCCGTTCGGGATTTCGATCTGGCTCAAGCCGAAGAATTGCAAAAGCTCGATCGCGTTGAACGGGAAGCCTGGGCAGCTTGGGAGCAATCGCAAAAGCCCGCGCAATCGGCGGTCATCAACGGAGATGGTGGCAACCAGCAGACACGTAAAAGTGTCAGGAACCGCCATGGTGATCCACGGATGTTGGAAATCATCCTGAAATGCAATGCGGCCCGCCGCACCATGCTCGGCCTTGATGCTCCGACGAAAATTGCGCCTGTCATGCCAAACGGCCAGGAACCTTACCGACTTGCCGTCGCCACATTGAGCGTGATTGAACTGCGGGCGCTCAAACGCGTGCGCGACCGTCAGTTGGCATTAACTCAAGGAACGGAGACTAAGGACGATGATCAAACAATCGCCGATGACCGAATCGATTGA